A single Nicotiana tabacum cultivar K326 chromosome 5, ASM71507v2, whole genome shotgun sequence DNA region contains:
- the LOC107775389 gene encoding LOW QUALITY PROTEIN: glycosyltransferase-like At2g41451 (The sequence of the model RefSeq protein was modified relative to this genomic sequence to represent the inferred CDS: inserted 2 bases in 1 codon) encodes MAGLYYTSGFVSRLLFLLTVLSVSLAAFAFVLQWRGGLPDPSTRWAPDDDPIEFHATGGSKPVRLSDSSSSGCEDILGQSRMPSFPYFKDWKFNFGSSSGSDLKPKISITTSTSAGLEQILPWLFYHKVIGVTNFFLFVEGKAASPNVSKVLESIQGVRVIYRTRELEDVQAKSRIWNETWLAGFFYQPCNYELFVKQTLNMEMAIVMAREAGVDWIIHLDTDELLHPAGTSEYSLRRLLADLPEDVDMVVFPNYESSVERDDVKEPFSEVSMFKKNYDHLPKETYFGNYKEATRGNPNYFLTYGNGKSAARVQDHLRPNGAHRWHNYMKSPKEIKLDEAAVLHYTYPKFSDLTSRRDRCGCKPTKEDVKRCFMLEFDRAAFIIASTVTEEEMLQWYREHVVWTDKTLIRKLIKKGILTRIYTPMVIIQGLKESGVFASVVASAHRNIIKEESLSSTGNRNASRYPHITDTFPRKMGRILEPQATARKFLEFSETDRQAISPQSPPGMDGIXTSTKYLLYNNSS; translated from the exons ATGGCGGGTCTTTATTATACTTCTGGTTTTGTTTCTCGTTTGCTGTTTTTACTGACAGTTCTTTCTGTATCACTCGCTGCTTTTGCTTTTGTTCTCCAATGGCGTGGCGGGTTACCCGACCCAAGTACCCGATGGGCACCCGATGATGATCCCATTGAGTTTCACGCCACGGGTGGGTCAAAACCCGTACGTTTATCGGATTCATCCTCTTCTGGCTGTGAAGATATTCTTGGCCAGAGTCGTATGCCTTCGTTTCCATACTTCAAAGATTGGAAGTTTAACTTCGGGTCATCTTCCGGGTCGGATCTTAAGCCTAAG ATATCAATCACTACAAGTACGTCCGCTGGCTTAGAGCAGATACTACCCTGGTTATTTTATCATAAGGTTATTGGGGTAACAAACTTTTTCCTGTTTGTGGAGGGAAAAGCTGCATCCCCCAATGTATCTAAGGTGCTAGAATCAATCCAA GGAGTAAGAGTAATATATAGAACAAGAGAACTAGAAGATGTACAAGCCAAAAG TCGGATCTGGAATGAAACCTGGCTAGCTGGATTCTTCTACCAACCATGCAACTACGAGTTATTTGTTAAGCAGACTCTTAACATGGAAATGGCCATCGTCATGGCAAGG GAAGCTGGCGTGGATTGGATTATTCATCTTGATACTGATGAGCTATTACATCCAGCTGGAACTAGTGAGTATTCTTTACGGCGACTTCTGGCAGATTTACCTGAAGATGTTGATATGGTGGTCTTTCCTAATTAT GAGAGCAGTGTTGAGAGAGATGATGTAAAGGAACCTTTTAGTGAA GTCTCAATGTTCAAGAAGAATTACGACCATCTCCCGAAAGAAACTTACTTTGGAAACTACAAGGAAGCAACCCGTGGTAATCCTAACTACTTTTTGACTTATGGAAATGGAAAATCAGCCGCACGAGTTCAAGATCATCTTCGTCCTAATGGTGCTCACAGGTGGCACAACTACATGAAAAGCCCAAA AGAGATAAAACTGGATGAGGCTGCTGTTCTGCATTACACATACCCCAAGTTTTCAGATTTAACTTCACGACGAGATCGTTGTGGATGTAAACCTACAAAagaagatgtgaaaagatgctTCATGCTAGAATTCGACAGAGCT GCTTTTATAATAGCTTCAACTGTGACAGAGGAGGAAATGCTTCAGTG GTACCGTGAACATGTTGTTTGGACCGATAAAACACTTATTCGGAAACTTATCAAGAAGGGCATATTGACACGCATATATACTCCCATG GTCATTATACAGGGATTGAAGGAATCTGGCGTTTTCGCTTCTGTTGTTGCTTCAGCACATAGAAATATCATAAAAGAAGAGTCTTTATCTTCTACTGGAAACAGAAACGCCTCCAGATATCCTCATATTACTGATACATTTCCGAGAAAGATGGGTCGTATATTGGAACCTCAAGCAACTGCAAGGAAATTCCTGGAATTTAGTGAAACTGATCGTCAGGCAATTTCACCCCAATCGCCTCCTGGCATGGACGGAAT CACCTCTACAAAATACCTTCTGTACAATAactcttcttga